GTTTTTTATTCTGCATGACGGAACAAAATTTAGAAAAGATATTGTATTGGGACTTCGTTTTTATTGGTTCTGACAGTTCTGTACGTTCCAATCGTGGGGTCTTGAGCAAAAGCAAACCACATCCAAGGAGTTATGGTACTTTTTCTAGAATTCTGGGGAAATTTTGCAGAGAAAAAAGGCTTATTTCGGAAGAAGTTGCTGTGCAGAAAATGACAGGTCTTCCTGCACAAAAAATCGGATTAGATAAGAGAGGATTGATAAAAGAGGGTTATTATGCTGATATAACAATATTTTCCCCAGAGAAGATTATTGACAAAAGCACCTATTTGGACCCACATCAATATTCTGAAGGTATAGAATATGTTCTTGTTAATGGAAAAATTACTGTGAGAAAAGGTCTCCATACAGGTGTGATGAACGGTCGTATATTGAAAAATTCTTAGGATTATAGGGGTGTGAGAAATAGTGCAGTTCTCTACAACGGAATTATACATCAAGAAATTGTATCATGGTGGTGTAAATATTCGTGATATCGGGGAGATTTATCTAAAAGTATCTCTTTATTCTTTACTGAGGATGAAAGAGAATTCATTTGTTGCATACTAGAGGAAAAATTAAAGTGTTTTTGAATCTCGTGACCATTGACAATGCATATAAGTTGACTTAACGTGGTACTTTTGCTACTATTTGTAACCGTTATACAAATGGTAGCATTCCTATTGACAAGTCTACGAGCCTTATGGCAGGTAAAGGCGATAAATGTGAACTCCAGATAATAAAGGACGAATAATTGGATAATAATTATGTTATTGGCGTTGATCTTGGCGGTACCAATTTAAAGGCTGGTATTGTTGATAAATGTGGAAACGTTCTTCATAGACGATCAGTTAAAACCAATTATAATGCAGATCGAGAGACAATATCCAACCAAATTTTTGATTTGATTGATGAAGTTATAAGTGCTTCTGGTAATAAAATATGCGACATTGCAGGTGTTGGGTTGGGATCTCCTGGGTTGATCGATAAAAAGGGAGAGATAATTCTCTTTTCACCAAATTTGCCTCAATGGCGCAATATACCAATCAAGTCTTTAATTGTTGAGCGGTTTGTTTTTCCTTGTGTTTTGGAAAATGACGCAAATGCTGCCGCCTGGGGTGAAAAATGGGTTGGGGCAGGTAATGGCGTAGATTCTCTGGTTATGTTAACTCTTGGGACAGGAATCGGAGGAGGAATTGTGCTCAATAATGCACTGTGGCGTGGCGCTAACAATGTGGCTGCTGAAATAGGTCACATGACAATCCAAAACGATGGATCACGATGTAACTGTGGAAATTATGGATGTGCTGAGGTCTATGCCTCGGCCACCGGGCTGGTGCGAAGATTTAAAGAAGTGCTAGAAAAGGGTGTCCCTTCCTCTTTGGAGGCTTGTATGGATATTACAGCAAAGGCGATTAATGATGCGGCGCTGCGAGGAGATAAGGCGTCGTTGGAGATTATTGAAGAAACAGGACGGTATCTCGGAGTTGTCCTTATTAATGTAATGCATATATTAAATCCGGAAATGATTGTACTGGCAGGTGGTATGATTGGTTTGGGAGATTTGCTGATGAATCCTGTCTGGCAAATTATTCAAGAAAGGGCTTTGGAGGCATCATATAAAGATACGAAAATTGTGTTTTCGAAACTTGGGAATGATGCAGGGATTATAGGAGCGGCTGGATGTCTACTGAAAGAATTAGAAATTTCTGCATAATCGCACATATTGATCATGGAAAGTCTACTTTGGCGGATCGTCTGCTGGAAAAAACTCAGACGGTTACGTCTAGAGAGTTTCGCAATCAAATGCTGGATGATATGGATTTGGAGCGTGAACGTGGGATTACCATCAAGGCCAGCGCCGTTTCACTGAAATTATTTCGTGATGGAAAAGAATATTGTTTGAACCTGATAGATACACCAGGTCATGTAGATTTCAGCTATGAGGTTTCCAGGAGTCTTGGTGCATGTGAAGGGGCATTATTACTGGTAGATGCTTCACAGGGTATTGAAGCACAGACCGTGGCGAATACCTACCTTGCTATGGAAAATAATCTCACTATTATTCCGGTTATTAGTAAAATTGATTTACCATCATCCAGGCCTTACGAAGTGCTTTCCGAAATGGAGAATACATTAGGGGTTAGTACTGAAGAGGCATTGATGGTTAGTGCAAAGACGGGGGAAGGCGTTGATGAAATATTTGATGCTGTAATCAAAAGAATCCCTCCACCAAATGGAAATGCACAAGCGCCATTAAAGGCCCTGATTTTTGATTCGGTGTATGATGAATTTCGCGGTGTTATTATATATCTGAGAATTTTTGATGGCCTTCTTAAAATAGGCGATGAGATATATATGATGAAGACAAAGAAAAATTTTAAGGTGGAAGAAGTAGGTGTTCTAAAACCTAAAATGGTTGCAAAAGAAGGCCTTTTAACAGGAGAAGTAGGTTATTGTATTGCGAATATTCGATCTATCCACGATGTTGCAGTCGGGGATACCGTTACGAACAATAGGGAAAAGACAGCAGAGCCGTTACCTGGTTACCGCCAGCCTGTCCCTATGGTATATTGTGGCATTTATCCGACAGATAATGCTGATTTTCATTTACTTCGTGAGGCATTAGAACGCTTGAGCTTAAACGATTCATCATTAAATTTTACCCCGGAAACTTCTCAAGCGCTTGGATTTGGATTTAGATGTGGATTTCTCGGCTTATTGCACATGGATATTGTACAGGAGCGTTTAGAACGTGAGAGTAATATAAATATTGTACAGACGGCTCCAAATGTAACCTATGAAATATTAAAGACCAATAAAGAGGTGATAAAGGTTGATAATCCTGAAAATGTACCTTCAGTAAGCGAAATAGCTGAATTTCGAGAACCTATGGTGCGCGCAAGTTTTGTTCTGACCACAGAATACTTAGGTACAATTATGCAATTAGCTGAAGGACGAAGGGGGAGATATGTCGGCACTGAATATCTGAGTGAAAAACGTGCAATCCTTATCTATGAGCTGCCGTTAGCTGAAATTATTTTCGATTTTTTTGATAAAATGAAGTCAGCAACGAGAGGTTATGGAACATTGGACTACGATTTTATTGGATATGAGGCTTCAGATCTTGTCAAACTGGATATCCTTGTCAGTGGAAAACGAGTAGACGCTCTTTCAACGATTGTGCATAGGAAAGATGCCGAAAATAGGGGAAGAAAACAAGTGCAAAAACTAAAAAAAGAGATATCAAGACACCTTTTTGAGATTGTCATACAGGCAGCAATTGGAAGCAGAGTTATTGCAAGAGAGACAATCCGCCCGATATCAAAAAACGTTACTGCCAAATGTTATGGCGGTGATATTACCCGGAAACGAAAACTCCTGGAAAAACAGAAAGAGGGAAAAAAGAGAATGAAATCCGTTGGTAATGTGGAAATACCACAAAAAGCATTTTTATCAGTGCTATCAATAAACGAGTGAGGTGGCGAGTGTCTAAGAATGAGAAAAAACAAATGCCTCAAATGGCACAGGAAAAGACGAAAAAACGAAAAGGTAAATTACGCGAAAATATAGAATCCATAGCTATTGCAGTCGCCTTGGCTTTTGCTATTCGCTATTTTGTAATTGAGGCATTCAAAATTCCTACCGGTTCAATGGCTCCTACCTTATTAGGAATGCATAAGGATGTTCTTTGCCCGAATTGTGATTGGCGTTTTTACGCAGATAGACAAAGTGAAGGGGCAACATGTCCCAATTGTCTTTATGAGATTGACATTTCATTCTATTGTAGTACGTGCGGAAATAAGATCCATTATAAGTGGCCTGTATGGTTATGGGGAAGCGGTTCTTGCCCTCAATGTCAACTGAGGTTTGATCGGGAAAATTTGTCGAAACGGATTGTACATGGCGGGAATCGGATTCTTGTCAATAAGTTCTGGTACAAATTTAAAGACCCGAAACGATGGGATGTTATGGTATTTGTTTATCCGTTTTACGATCTTACCTGTAAAACATGTTCTGCCCAATTACCTGAAACAAAATGGAGTTCCGGCTTACAGTGTCCACGGTGCCGATCAACACGTTTTTCAAAGAAAAAGAAAAACTATATCAAAAGATTAATTGGTTTACCCGGGGAAAAATTGCAAATTGTCAACGGTGATATTTATATAGATGGAGTGATTCAAAGAAAACCAGGTTATGCGCAAAAGGCTTTGTGGCTATCGGTGTATAACAGTAACTATATCATACAGGATGAAGTTGTGCCTACATGGATTGCGGATAGTAGCACATGGGAAATTAATGAAAAATCCCTTGTCCTGAATAATCTGTCAAAAATCAATTCTGAGACAACGTATATAACCTTCGGTCGAAAAATAACGGATCAGAATGGTTATAATAATCGTTCTGGCAGTAATGAAATGGGAGATGTTAAGATTTGTCTTGATGCGACTCTCATGAAAGGGTCTCAATATTTAGAATTCGTAATAGAAAAAAATGAGGATGTATTTACTGTGATTATTCCTGCTGTTAATTCAGATGAAAAGAGTCGCTTTTTAAAGGGTGATACTATTGTTCTTGAGAAAGATCTTCATGTACAACCGGGACAAAAGCACAGAATAGAATTTTTGCTGGTTGATCGTTTCGTATCTCTTGCAATAGATAAAGAAATCATTTATGAATATGATGATGACGATGGAATAGTCCCTGCCCCACGAGCATTTGATTCGAGCAAAATTCGCTTTGGAGGTAAAAAGGTACATGCTCTGTTTGAAAATATAGAAATATTCCATGATATTTATTACACAGATCTTCCATCAAATACCTGGGGGACATCCCAATCAATTCAATTGGGAGAGAAAGACTATTTTGTCCTCGGTGATAATAGCAGAAACAGCAATGATAGCCGCGTCTGGAAGTTTGTTCCCGAGAAGAATATTGTTGGCAAGGCTTTTTTTGTTTTTTGGCCTTTAAATACAATGAAATTTATCAAATAGTTTTGTTTGTTATGGAAATCAGGGCAGATGATAACATGTGGATATGCTTTTGATATGTTAAAATATTCAGGTAAGGGACTGTTATGAATTTACTCAGGGCAGAAGGGTTAACAAAGTCATTTAATAAGCGTAAGGTTGTTGATAATGTCAGTTTTGAAGTAAATGACGGAGAAATTGTCGGCTTGCTTGGCCAAAACGGCGCTGGTAAAAGTACCTCTTTTGGTATAATCGTCGGTGTTATGCAACCAGATAGCGGGAGAGTAATATTTCAGAACGAAGATATAACCGGTCTTCCGATTTATTTGCGAGCAAGAAAAGGTATGGGTTATTTGTGTCAGGAATCTTCTGTATTTCAACGTTTAACGGTAGAAGAAAACATTATGGCCATTCTTGAAACACAACGATGTAATCCAAATGAAAAATATAAACGTCTGATAGGCTTGGTCACGGAATTTAATTTAAAACATCTGGCAAAAAATAAGGCTTTCACCCTTTCTGGAGGAGAAAGAAGGCGGCTAGAAATTGCGCGGGCACTAACCAGCAATCCAACTTTAATATTACTTGATGAACCATTTACCGGTGTTGATCCTATTGCGGTTAATGAAGTGCAAGAGATTATCTTACGCCTTAAAAACAAAGGGATAGGTATACTCATTACAGACCATAACGTAAGAGAAGCTCTCAGTATAACGTCACACTCTTATATCATAAATGAGGGAACTGTTGTTGCAAAAGGTACTACACAGGAAATCTTAAATAATCCCATTGCACGCCAATCCTATTTGGGAGATAACTTTCCAACACATGAACAAAGATTAACAGATTTTAATGACGTTGAAGGGAAAATCGTAAAAAAAGCTGAACGAAAGCCCATTGTGAGAAAGGATACGATGAAGAATGTGGTAAAATAACATAAAAATATTTTCCTTCTTTTGGGTATTTTTTGCTATTTTCTCAAGCGCATATTATTTGATGAAAATCAGATTTTTTTGGAAAATACTGAATTATCTTAAAGTTACGTCGATAGTAAAAAATAGTGTTATGAGTATAAAAGCAACTAGAACTCAATTAGGAAAATCTCTATGTCTATAGAAAATATTTCCAATCCAAATTTTGATGCAAAAGTTTTTAAGAAGCATGTCGTTGGAAAAGATAAAACTGGCGCGAAAGATACAAAATCTTCCCTTATCATTACTAAAAGTGATTCTGTGAGTATTTCTAAAGAAACTAAGGATTTAGGAAAGGTAGTCGAAGACTTGAAAAAAATGGTGCGCGATTTACCTGATGTAAGGAATGACAGAGTGGAGGAGGTCAGAGAAAGATTAAAGTCTGAGTATTATGATGATCATGCAGTGATGTTACACGTAGCTGATAAGATGGCAGACGCCTTCCGTACAGAATAAAAGTAGCGTAAACATGAGTGGTTACAATTTTCCACAGAAAGATCTCTCCTCTATAGGTTACAGAGTATGTAAGAAACCAGAGAGCAATAGTTATAGTTTTGTGTATTTCAGGTATCAGGTATCGTAACATGCTTAAATTAAGGATCATGAATGCTTTTCTGTGATTAACGATAAATTTTATGATTTGTTTTAGAGAATAAAGGCCTGTCGATTTGTAAAAAATGCAAATTGACGGGCTTTTTTTTTGTAAGATTTTGTTTGTTGATGCAATGGAAGACATAGAGAATTTATCATAATATAACTCTCAATGAAAAAATAACCTGTACAAAAACGGTACATAATTTGTATTTTATCGTACAATATTTTCAATTGGTTCGAGTTTTGCGGTGTACTTCTGGCGCAGAGGTAAAAAGAGAAATATCCAAAGGTAGTATATTTAAAGTATTTGCCGTAAAATTATTGCTGGAGAGTACGATGGTCTGGAAAATGTATCAAAAAATACTGATAGTATTTGTTTGTTGTATGACGATTGGAATCGCCTCCGGTAAGAATGAAAAACCGAGAATTATTGTTGATTCTTTTAAGAATAACGATAAGGAGGGGTTCCCTGTACAGGGTGTTGAAGCCGTTTTGAAAAGCGAACTGATGCGCTCCGGTTATTTTACTGTTGTAGAAAAAAAACTTGAATATCGTATTTCAAAAGAAACGGTGGTAAACCCGATAATTAAAATGGACAATATTGATTTAGAGGCAAGGGAGTTCCCTCCGGATACTATTGATGTGTATGCTGCTATTGAAACAAAGACAGTTGCCGCGGGAGAAGAAAAAACGGATTCGGATTATTGTATCACGGGATCTCTTTCGCAGTTCGGGGAAAAGTATCGGGTTGATTTAACCG
Above is a window of Candidatus Brocadiaceae bacterium DNA encoding:
- a CDS encoding flagellar biosynthesis anti-sigma factor FlgM; amino-acid sequence: MSIENISNPNFDAKVFKKHVVGKDKTGAKDTKSSLIITKSDSVSISKETKDLGKVVEDLKKMVRDLPDVRNDRVEEVRERLKSEYYDDHAVMLHVADKMADAFRTE
- the lptB gene encoding LPS export ABC transporter ATP-binding protein; the protein is MNLLRAEGLTKSFNKRKVVDNVSFEVNDGEIVGLLGQNGAGKSTSFGIIVGVMQPDSGRVIFQNEDITGLPIYLRARKGMGYLCQESSVFQRLTVEENIMAILETQRCNPNEKYKRLIGLVTEFNLKHLAKNKAFTLSGGERRRLEIARALTSNPTLILLDEPFTGVDPIAVNEVQEIILRLKNKGIGILITDHNVREALSITSHSYIINEGTVVAKGTTQEILNNPIARQSYLGDNFPTHEQRLTDFNDVEGKIVKKAERKPIVRKDTMKNVVK
- the lepA gene encoding translation elongation factor 4 — protein: MSTERIRNFCIIAHIDHGKSTLADRLLEKTQTVTSREFRNQMLDDMDLERERGITIKASAVSLKLFRDGKEYCLNLIDTPGHVDFSYEVSRSLGACEGALLLVDASQGIEAQTVANTYLAMENNLTIIPVISKIDLPSSRPYEVLSEMENTLGVSTEEALMVSAKTGEGVDEIFDAVIKRIPPPNGNAQAPLKALIFDSVYDEFRGVIIYLRIFDGLLKIGDEIYMMKTKKNFKVEEVGVLKPKMVAKEGLLTGEVGYCIANIRSIHDVAVGDTVTNNREKTAEPLPGYRQPVPMVYCGIYPTDNADFHLLREALERLSLNDSSLNFTPETSQALGFGFRCGFLGLLHMDIVQERLERESNINIVQTAPNVTYEILKTNKEVIKVDNPENVPSVSEIAEFREPMVRASFVLTTEYLGTIMQLAEGRRGRYVGTEYLSEKRAILIYELPLAEIIFDFFDKMKSATRGYGTLDYDFIGYEASDLVKLDILVSGKRVDALSTIVHRKDAENRGRKQVQKLKKEISRHLFEIVIQAAIGSRVIARETIRPISKNVTAKCYGGDITRKRKLLEKQKEGKKRMKSVGNVEIPQKAFLSVLSINE
- a CDS encoding S26 family signal peptidase, whose product is MPQMAQEKTKKRKGKLRENIESIAIAVALAFAIRYFVIEAFKIPTGSMAPTLLGMHKDVLCPNCDWRFYADRQSEGATCPNCLYEIDISFYCSTCGNKIHYKWPVWLWGSGSCPQCQLRFDRENLSKRIVHGGNRILVNKFWYKFKDPKRWDVMVFVYPFYDLTCKTCSAQLPETKWSSGLQCPRCRSTRFSKKKKNYIKRLIGLPGEKLQIVNGDIYIDGVIQRKPGYAQKALWLSVYNSNYIIQDEVVPTWIADSSTWEINEKSLVLNNLSKINSETTYITFGRKITDQNGYNNRSGSNEMGDVKICLDATLMKGSQYLEFVIEKNEDVFTVIIPAVNSDEKSRFLKGDTIVLEKDLHVQPGQKHRIEFLLVDRFVSLAIDKEIIYEYDDDDGIVPAPRAFDSSKIRFGGKKVHALFENIEIFHDIYYTDLPSNTWGTSQSIQLGEKDYFVLGDNSRNSNDSRVWKFVPEKNIVGKAFFVFWPLNTMKFIK
- a CDS encoding ROK family protein; translated protein: MDNNYVIGVDLGGTNLKAGIVDKCGNVLHRRSVKTNYNADRETISNQIFDLIDEVISASGNKICDIAGVGLGSPGLIDKKGEIILFSPNLPQWRNIPIKSLIVERFVFPCVLENDANAAAWGEKWVGAGNGVDSLVMLTLGTGIGGGIVLNNALWRGANNVAAEIGHMTIQNDGSRCNCGNYGCAEVYASATGLVRRFKEVLEKGVPSSLEACMDITAKAINDAALRGDKASLEIIEETGRYLGVVLINVMHILNPEMIVLAGGMIGLGDLLMNPVWQIIQERALEASYKDTKIVFSKLGNDAGIIGAAGCLLKELEISA